In Neodiprion pinetum isolate iyNeoPine1 chromosome 6, iyNeoPine1.2, whole genome shotgun sequence, one genomic interval encodes:
- the eIF3m gene encoding eukaryotic translation initiation factor 3 subunit M codes for MQVPAVFMDLPLEDQAQELRVYFKSLGAEISEEKSPRGIEDDLHKIIGVCDACFKEGNETEIETILNDIVSIMVLIPIERAENLILAFCEKLTKAPGQKLGVVCLKALWLLFQSLDEKSPMRYHVYYHLVQISRNVDQVKAVYGGVDQLKAQFAPCPPSNEQMQKLYRLLHEVLLSCKQSEQAAAVMVALLGTYTAESASAPREDAQRCILAALADPNTFLLDPLLALKPVRFLEGELIHDLLLVFVQEKLPAYLQFYKNHKEFVEHILGLNHEQNIKKMRLLTFMQLAETNPEMSFDTIQSELQIEENEVESFIIDVLKTKLVRARMDQAGHKVLVSSTMHRTFGRAQWTQLRDLLAAWKTNLSAVQEGMKTVAAAQIELAAKTK; via the exons ATGCAGGTTCCAGCGGTATTTATGGATTTGCCCTTAGAGGACCAA GCACAAGAATTAAGGGTATATTTCAAGAGTTTGGGCGCTGAAATAAGTGAGGAGAAATCACCGAGAGGAATCGAAGATGATTTGCATAAAATCATTGGCGTCTGCGACGCCTGTTTCAAGGAGGGAAATGAAACTGAGATTGAGACAATTCTAAACGATATAGTCTCCATCATGGTTCTG ATTCCTATTGAACGtgctgaaaatttaatattggCATTCTGTGAAAAGTTGACAAAAGCTCCAGGTCAAAAACTAGGAGTTGTCTGTCTAAAGGC GCTCTGGCTCCTGTTTCAATCCTTGGATGAAAAATCGCCCATGAGATATCATGTTTACTACCACCTGGTACAAATTTCACGCAATGTGGATCAAGTCAAAGCTGTGTATGGCGGAGTGGATCAACTGAAGGCACAATTTGCTCCGTGTCCACCATCCAATGAACAAATGCAGAAATTATATCGCCTCTTGCACGAAGTGTTACTCAGTTGTAAACAAAG TGAACAAGCAGCTGCAGTGATGGTTGCCCTACTAGGTACATATACCGCTGAAAGTGCATCTGCTCCCAGAGAAGATGCCCAGCGTTGTATTTTGGCTGCGCTTGCCGACCCGAATACTTTCCTGCTGGATCCGCTGCTGGCTCTGAAACCTGTGAGATTTTTAGAAGGAGAGCTCATTCATGATTTACTTCTAGTTTTCGTCCAAGAAAAATTACCCGCATATCTTCAGTTTTACAAAAATCATAAAGAATTCGTCGAGCATATACTAG GATTGAACCACGAGCAGAACATTAAAAAGATGCGATTACTGACATTTATGCAGCTTGCTGAAACAAATCCTGAAATGTCATTCGACACTATTCAATCTGAACTGCAAATCGAGGAGAATGAAGTAGAAAGCTTTATAATCGATG TTTTGAAAACCAAACTGGTTCGAGCTCGAATGGATCAAGCTGGCCACAAAGTGCTCGTATCAAGCACAATGCATCGAACATTCGGCCGTGCTCAATGGACCCAACTAAGGGACCTATTGGCGGCATGGAAAACCAATCTTTCTGCAGTTCAGGAAGGCATGAAAACTGTTGCGGCAGCTCAAATCGAACTTGCGGCAAAAACAAAATGA
- the CysRS gene encoding cysteine--tRNA ligase, cytoplasmic has protein sequence MSNNKRSQPSWSPPDTKSRLTLKLFNSLTRQKEEFIPQNGNRVYWYSCGPTVYDASHMGHARSYISFDILRRVLSDYFGYDVLYVMNITDIDDKIIKRARQNHLYEEYIKENHNLDKVLDDAKKVMTAFEGTVRSTSDPDKTRMMETMLKKITMAVEDLEKAVKENDQVKLKESQNALLNQARDPLAEWLDREKGSTVTENSIFSKLPQYWETEYHKDMDALNVLRPNVLTRVSEYIPEIIDYIKKIIANNLAYESNGSVYFDVSGFDKRDNHHYAKLVPEAYGDANSLQEGEGDLCISEDRLSEKRSPTDFALWKCSKAGEPWWNSPWGKGRPGWHIECSVMASAICGESLDIHTGGVDLKFPHHDNELAQAEAYFDNSHWVRYFLHSGHLTISGCKMSKSLKNFVTIQDALKKYTARQLRLAFLLHSWKDTLDYSDNTMEMAIQYEKFLNEFFLNVKNRTRHMSNNTTLNTFSKWNKAELELYNKFCTTKDSVHAALCDNIDTRSVLDALRDIVAHSNIYMRDSTGLNNLLLRDIAVYITKILSVFGAIPNFQHANIGFPLTCDNNESNNIEEKVMPYLEIFADFRGSVRSQARTLKATNILEECDRLRDEILPNVGVRLEDHEGKASIVKLVDRETLLKEKEAKRLLKAEKAAEEERRKAEAQALAAAKRAKNIIPPSDMFKLEKGKYSQFNDKGLPTHDIDGKEISKGQLKKLQRIQQAREQKYNKYLATLQNGV, from the exons ATGTCTAACAACAAGCGTTCGCAACCGTCATGGAGTCCACCAGATACCAAATCTCGTCTGACTCTGAAACTTTTCAATAGTCTAACTCGACAAAAAGAGGAATTCATACCTCAAAATGGGAATAGAGTTTACTGGTACAGTTGTGGTCCAACGGTGTACGACGCTTCACATATGGGCCACGCTAG GTCTTATATATCTTTTGATATATTGCGACGTGTACTCTCCGACTACTTTGGCTATGATGTCTTGTACGTGATGAATATCACCGATATTGatgacaaaattataaaaagagCAAGACAAAACCACTTGTACGAAGAGTACATCAAAGAAAACCACAATCTCGACAAAGTACTGGATGACGCGAAGAAGGTGATGACGGCATTTGAAGGTACAGTCAGGTCTACCTCTGATCCCGACAAGACCCGTATGATGGAAACAATGCTGAAGAAAATTACCATGGCAGTGGAAGATCTTGAAAAGGCTGTTAAAGAAAATGACCAAGTCAAGTTGAAAGAGTCCCAGAAT GCCTTACTGAACCAAGCCAGGGATCCTCTTGCTGAATGGCTTGATAGAGAAAAGGGATCTACAGTTACTGAAAATTCCATCTTTAGCAAGCTTCCGCAGTACTGGGAGACAGAGTATCACAAAGATATGGATGCCCTTAAT GTGTTGCGACCGAATGTGCTGACCAGAGTTAGTGAATACATTCCTGAAATTATAGAttatatcaaaaaaatcattgctAATAATCTTGCATACGAAAGTAATGGTTCTGTTTACTTTGATGTGAGTGGCTTTGATAAACGGGATAATCATCATTATGCCAAACTTGTTCCCGAGGCTTATGGAGATGCCAACAGTTTGCAAGAAGGAGAAG GTGACTTGTGCATTTCTGAAGATCGTCTCTCTGAAAAACGATCGCCAACAGATTTTGCTCTCTGGAAATGCTCAAAGGCAGGCGAACCTTGGTGGAACAGCCCGTGGGGTAAGGGTCGGCCTGGATGGCACATAGAATGTTCAGTTATGGCTTCTGCGATCTGTGGGGAAAGTCTAGATATTCATACGGGTGGGGTGGATTTAAAGTTTCCACATCATGATAACGAGTTGGCACAAGCTGAagcatattttgataattcacaCTGGGTGAGATATTTTTTGCACTCCGGTCATTTGACAATATCAGGATGCAAGATGTCgaaatccttgaaaaacttTGTGACCATTCAAGAcgctttgaaaaaatatacagcaAGGCAGCTCCGGCTAGCATTTCTTCTGCATTCTTGGAAGGATACGTTAGATTATAGCGATAATACGATGGAAATGGCTATCCAAtatgaaaagtttttgaat GAATTCTTTCTCAATGTTAAAAATAGGACTAGGCACATGAGCAATAATACGACTTTGAATACTTTTAGTAAGTGGAACAAGGCTGAACTAGAACTTTATAACAAGTTTTGCACTACAAAGGATTCTGTACATGCCGCTCTTTGTG ACAACATTGACACTAGATCGGTACTGGATGCTTTGAGGGATATTGTTGCACACAGCAACATCTACATGAGGGATAGTACAGGTTTGAATAACTTATTGCTTCGCGACATTGCCGTGTACATCACAAAAATACTTTCTGTTTTTGGTGCAATTCCTAATTTCCAACATGCCAACATTGGGTTTCCTCTTACTTGCGATAATAACGAAAGTAATAAC ATTGAGGAAAAAGTAATGCCATACTTGGAGATTTTTGCGGATTTCCGAGGAAGCGTAAGATCTCAAGCGAGAACTTTGAAGGCTACCAATATTCTTGAAGAATGTGATCGATTGCGAGATGAGATTCTACCAAATGTTGGTGTAAGATTGGAAGATCACGAAGGCAAAGCTAGTATTGTGAAGTTGGTTGACAGGGAAACTTTACTCAAAGAAAAAGAGGCTAAAAGACTACTGAAAGCTGAAAAAGCTgcagaagaagaaagaagaaaagcaGAAGCCCAAGCTCTGGCAGCAGCAAAACGCGCCAAAAATATAATACCACCGAGTGACATGTTCAAGcttgaaaaaggaaaatactCTCAATTCAATGATAAG GGACTACCAACTCACGACATTGACGGAAAAGAAATCAGTAAGGGTCAGTTAAAAAAGTTGCAGAGGATTCAACAGGCTCGGGAGCAAAAATATAACAAGTATCTAGCCACCCTCCAAAATGGCGTATAG
- the LOC124220832 gene encoding TNF receptor-associated factor 6 isoform X1, whose translation MASFNDLNKHCKDAERNVANTENNKADLESRFECPICLTWLRDPVLTSCGHKFCAQCINMWLRKKGTCCPVDSQPLQPESDLFPDLFTRREISQQRAHCPYQKFGCAIELSPIDIDSHMNKCDFRRQVGEHVSCPFKSIGCSDIIISEEELKTHLEHSTSSHLTEILQLVAKVIPKLTSLEQTGSSTRAMEYKWWDPPPKKNLLSTQDEPCPDWQELVKTLYERIVVLEQQNRELTISLSNQQNHLSSIRTSVRYNDEEMILRYCNGLYIWKLDSFREKLEIMITDSLKMFYSPGFYTSPNGYKICARINVSSKDPRYLSLLIHMMHSENDDALDWPFNGSISFVLVHPVDSERNIRDTTFSKPELEAFKKPTCELNKRSFGYTEFVLIKDLVEFLREDSMIMRVEVKPI comes from the exons atgGCATCATTTAATGATCTAAACAAGCATTGTAAGGACGCCGAACGAAATGTTGCT AATACGGAAAATAACAAAGCGGATTTAGAATCTCGATTTGAATGTCCTATTTGCCTGACCTGGTTACGCGACCCAGTACTAACTTCATGTGGTCATAAGTTTTGTGCCCAATGCATTAATATGTGGCTGCG GAAAAAAGGTACGTGCTGTCCTGTGGATAGTCAACCGTTACAGCCGGAGAGTGATTTATTCCCAGATCTCTTCACACGACGAGAAATATCCCAACAACGAGCACATTGTCCCTACCAAAAATTTGGATGTGCCATCGAATTATCGCCCATTGACATAGACAGTCATATGAATAAATGTGACTTTAGAAGACAAGTTGGTGAACATGTTTCATGTCCATTTAAATCCATTGGATGCtctgatattattatttcggaAGAAGAACTGAAAACGCATTTGGAACATTCAACAAGTTCACATCTCACT GAAATTTTGCAGTTAGTGGCGAAGGTCATTCCAAAATTAACCTCCTTGGAACAAACTGGTTCAAGTACCAGAGCCATGGAATACAAATGGTGGGACCCacccccaaaaaaaaatttgctctcAACCCAAGATGAGCCATGTCCAGATTGGCAGGAATTAGTCAA AACACTCTACGAGAGGATCGTAGTCTTGGAGCAGCAGAACCGTGAGCTCACCATAAGTCTTTCTAATCAGCAAAATCATCTATCTTCCATCCGGACTTCAGTACGATATAATGACGAAGAGATGATTCTGCGCTATTGCAACGGTCTTTATATTTGGAAGCTTGACTCGTTTAGAGAGAAACTTGAGATCATGATAACTGATTCtctaaaaatgttttacagtCCTGGATTCTATACATCTCCTAATGGTTACAAAATTTGTGCTAGGATAAATGTATCTTCTAAAGATCCTCGCTACTTGTCTCTCTTAATTCACATGATGCATTCGGAAAATGATGATGCATTAGACTGGCCGTTTAATGGGTCGATTAGTTTTGTACTAGTTCATCCCgtggattccgaacgtaataTACGAGATACTACATTCTCCAAACCTGAACTAGAGGCATTTAAAAAACCGACTTGTGAATTGAACAAGCGAAGTTTCGGGTATACGGAATTTGTTTTAATCAAGGATTTAGTTGAATTTTTACGAGAAGACAGTATGATTATGAGAGTGGAAGTTAAACCAATTTAG
- the LOC124220832 gene encoding TNF receptor-associated factor 6 isoform X2 yields the protein MASFNDLNKHCKDAERNVANTENNKADLESRFECPICLTWLRDPVLTSCGHKFCAQCINMWLRKKGTCCPVDSQPLQPESDLFPDLFTRREISQQRAHCPYQKFGCAIELSPIDIDSHMNKCDFRRQVGEHVSCPFKSIGCSDIIISEEELKTHLEHSTSSHLTLVAKVIPKLTSLEQTGSSTRAMEYKWWDPPPKKNLLSTQDEPCPDWQELVKTLYERIVVLEQQNRELTISLSNQQNHLSSIRTSVRYNDEEMILRYCNGLYIWKLDSFREKLEIMITDSLKMFYSPGFYTSPNGYKICARINVSSKDPRYLSLLIHMMHSENDDALDWPFNGSISFVLVHPVDSERNIRDTTFSKPELEAFKKPTCELNKRSFGYTEFVLIKDLVEFLREDSMIMRVEVKPI from the exons atgGCATCATTTAATGATCTAAACAAGCATTGTAAGGACGCCGAACGAAATGTTGCT AATACGGAAAATAACAAAGCGGATTTAGAATCTCGATTTGAATGTCCTATTTGCCTGACCTGGTTACGCGACCCAGTACTAACTTCATGTGGTCATAAGTTTTGTGCCCAATGCATTAATATGTGGCTGCG GAAAAAAGGTACGTGCTGTCCTGTGGATAGTCAACCGTTACAGCCGGAGAGTGATTTATTCCCAGATCTCTTCACACGACGAGAAATATCCCAACAACGAGCACATTGTCCCTACCAAAAATTTGGATGTGCCATCGAATTATCGCCCATTGACATAGACAGTCATATGAATAAATGTGACTTTAGAAGACAAGTTGGTGAACATGTTTCATGTCCATTTAAATCCATTGGATGCtctgatattattatttcggaAGAAGAACTGAAAACGCATTTGGAACATTCAACAAGTTCACATCTCACT TTAGTGGCGAAGGTCATTCCAAAATTAACCTCCTTGGAACAAACTGGTTCAAGTACCAGAGCCATGGAATACAAATGGTGGGACCCacccccaaaaaaaaatttgctctcAACCCAAGATGAGCCATGTCCAGATTGGCAGGAATTAGTCAA AACACTCTACGAGAGGATCGTAGTCTTGGAGCAGCAGAACCGTGAGCTCACCATAAGTCTTTCTAATCAGCAAAATCATCTATCTTCCATCCGGACTTCAGTACGATATAATGACGAAGAGATGATTCTGCGCTATTGCAACGGTCTTTATATTTGGAAGCTTGACTCGTTTAGAGAGAAACTTGAGATCATGATAACTGATTCtctaaaaatgttttacagtCCTGGATTCTATACATCTCCTAATGGTTACAAAATTTGTGCTAGGATAAATGTATCTTCTAAAGATCCTCGCTACTTGTCTCTCTTAATTCACATGATGCATTCGGAAAATGATGATGCATTAGACTGGCCGTTTAATGGGTCGATTAGTTTTGTACTAGTTCATCCCgtggattccgaacgtaataTACGAGATACTACATTCTCCAAACCTGAACTAGAGGCATTTAAAAAACCGACTTGTGAATTGAACAAGCGAAGTTTCGGGTATACGGAATTTGTTTTAATCAAGGATTTAGTTGAATTTTTACGAGAAGACAGTATGATTATGAGAGTGGAAGTTAAACCAATTTAG
- the LOC124220832 gene encoding TNF receptor-associated factor 6 isoform X3, with amino-acid sequence MPSLYCNTENNKADLESRFECPICLTWLRDPVLTSCGHKFCAQCINMWLRKKGTCCPVDSQPLQPESDLFPDLFTRREISQQRAHCPYQKFGCAIELSPIDIDSHMNKCDFRRQVGEHVSCPFKSIGCSDIIISEEELKTHLEHSTSSHLTEILQLVAKVIPKLTSLEQTGSSTRAMEYKWWDPPPKKNLLSTQDEPCPDWQELVKTLYERIVVLEQQNRELTISLSNQQNHLSSIRTSVRYNDEEMILRYCNGLYIWKLDSFREKLEIMITDSLKMFYSPGFYTSPNGYKICARINVSSKDPRYLSLLIHMMHSENDDALDWPFNGSISFVLVHPVDSERNIRDTTFSKPELEAFKKPTCELNKRSFGYTEFVLIKDLVEFLREDSMIMRVEVKPI; translated from the exons ATGCCGTCCCTATATTGT AATACGGAAAATAACAAAGCGGATTTAGAATCTCGATTTGAATGTCCTATTTGCCTGACCTGGTTACGCGACCCAGTACTAACTTCATGTGGTCATAAGTTTTGTGCCCAATGCATTAATATGTGGCTGCG GAAAAAAGGTACGTGCTGTCCTGTGGATAGTCAACCGTTACAGCCGGAGAGTGATTTATTCCCAGATCTCTTCACACGACGAGAAATATCCCAACAACGAGCACATTGTCCCTACCAAAAATTTGGATGTGCCATCGAATTATCGCCCATTGACATAGACAGTCATATGAATAAATGTGACTTTAGAAGACAAGTTGGTGAACATGTTTCATGTCCATTTAAATCCATTGGATGCtctgatattattatttcggaAGAAGAACTGAAAACGCATTTGGAACATTCAACAAGTTCACATCTCACT GAAATTTTGCAGTTAGTGGCGAAGGTCATTCCAAAATTAACCTCCTTGGAACAAACTGGTTCAAGTACCAGAGCCATGGAATACAAATGGTGGGACCCacccccaaaaaaaaatttgctctcAACCCAAGATGAGCCATGTCCAGATTGGCAGGAATTAGTCAA AACACTCTACGAGAGGATCGTAGTCTTGGAGCAGCAGAACCGTGAGCTCACCATAAGTCTTTCTAATCAGCAAAATCATCTATCTTCCATCCGGACTTCAGTACGATATAATGACGAAGAGATGATTCTGCGCTATTGCAACGGTCTTTATATTTGGAAGCTTGACTCGTTTAGAGAGAAACTTGAGATCATGATAACTGATTCtctaaaaatgttttacagtCCTGGATTCTATACATCTCCTAATGGTTACAAAATTTGTGCTAGGATAAATGTATCTTCTAAAGATCCTCGCTACTTGTCTCTCTTAATTCACATGATGCATTCGGAAAATGATGATGCATTAGACTGGCCGTTTAATGGGTCGATTAGTTTTGTACTAGTTCATCCCgtggattccgaacgtaataTACGAGATACTACATTCTCCAAACCTGAACTAGAGGCATTTAAAAAACCGACTTGTGAATTGAACAAGCGAAGTTTCGGGTATACGGAATTTGTTTTAATCAAGGATTTAGTTGAATTTTTACGAGAAGACAGTATGATTATGAGAGTGGAAGTTAAACCAATTTAG